Within the Bacillus sp. FSL K6-3431 genome, the region AAGTAGTAGTTAGAACGCATGCTAAAACGATTGGTGAAATTTTTACAGATCTTAACATAAATATAAAAGATGATGATTTTTTGTCTCATTCCAAAGATGCATTGGTTAAGAATAAACTCAATGTAATCTGGGAACCAGCAAAACTTGTTGTTTTAAAAGATGGAGAATATTCCGAACGAGTTTGGACGACGGCTAAAACAGTTGAAGAGTTTTTAGGTGAAAACAACATTACAATGTCTGAGCATGATCAAATTAGTGTTTCGCTTGAAGAGCAAATTTCAGAAAATATGAACCTAGCGATAGAGCGCGCTTTCCCCCTAATATTAAAGAATGGAAATAAAGAGGAGGAAGTTTGGTCAACTTCGACTACGGTCGCTGACTTTTTAGTACAGCAAGGAGTTACACTCGGTAATTTAGATCGTGTGGAACCAGAACCAGATACCAGCTTGGAGCCAAATGGTGTCATTAGCGTTATTCGAGTTGAAAAGGTCACCGATGTAGTGGAAGAACCAATTGATTACGCAATTGTGACGAAAAAAGATTCAAATATGACCAAAGGCGCTGAAAAAGTAGTTCAAGAAGGCGAAGAAGGTTTGTTGAAAAAAGAGTTTGAAGTGACAAAAGAAAATGGCAAGGAAGTTGCTAGAAAATTGGTCGACGAAAATAAGGTGAAAGATAGTACAGATAAAGTTGTAGCTGTAGGAACAAAGGTTATAGTTGCGCAGGCTTCACGTGGGCAATCTAAATCAGTACCTAGAACAAACAGCAGCGAAACTGTTGAGGCAACTCCAAGTGGCGGAGAAGAAATGTATGTCAGTGCTACAGCTTATACAGCTCAATGTAATGGTTGTTCAGGAGTTACAGCTACAGGTATTAATTTAAATGCTAATCCTAATCTTAAAGTGATTGCAGTTGATCCAAATGTCATCCCATTAGGGTCGAAAGTTTGGGTAGAGGGATATGGTCACGCCGTTGCAGGTGATACGGGTGGAGCAATCAAAGGAAACAAAATTGATCTATTTGTCCCGTCAAAGGAACAGGCATATAAATTTGGCAGAAAACAAGTGAAAATCAGAGTATTAAACTAAGTAATGATGAATCTGCAGGGGAAAGTCTTTCCTCTGCTTTTTGCATTATCCTTTTTTAGGTTATAATAGGAAAAGTGTATGCACCGTTTATTGTTGTGTATAAGAGGATGTTCAAAAAGTCACCAAATGATAAACGGCGAATTTCTTCGTGCTATAGGTACGTACTTCTACTAAAAGCGCCCACGTCCTGTGGGTAACGTAGAAGTCAGCACATCCTGTGCAAGTCCGGTTCTCACGTATTAAAAGCATACGCTCTGATCCTCAAAACCTTCTCGCCTCGAACTTCTTGTTTCTAATTTGGCATCATTTTGAACACGAACTATAACTTGGGGCCGCATGAATTTGGGTCTCAACAATGGGTGCTAGAACAAACAAAGAAAAACGACTTAAATATCTTGATCGGCTCTAGTAATGTGCATGAGCACGAATTTGGGCGACTAAAAAATCAGTTATTTAACTACCGATTGTCTTCGGTCCAATTAGGAAAGATGGCGTGAAAAAGGTATTAGAGAACCATCTTAATATATTAGACGTTTATCAAATGAAAAGAGTTTCAATATTTGGAGGGAAAATGAAAATAAAAGAAATTATTGTGGTAGAAGGTAAAGATGACACAAGAGCAATTCAAAGAGCTATTAATGCAGATACAATTGAAACAAATGGATCAGCGGTTTCTAAAGAAACGATTGAAAAGATCAAGCTAGCACAACGAGTGAGAGGTGTGATCGTTTTAACAGACCCGGATTTTCCAGGTGAAAAAATACGTAAATATATCTCTCAACATGTTCCCGATTGTAAACATGCATTTATTGATAAGAAGCAAGCCTTACCTGCACATGGTCGTGGCCTGGGAGTCGAACATGCATCTGATGCTGTTATTCAGGAAGCGTTAAAAGAGGCTCAGCAGATGGAGACAGATGCTGAGGAGTGGATTTCTAAGGACGAATTAATGGACGCTGGATTAATCGGAGGGGCAAAAGCAAAAGTTCGCAGAGAGAGAATTGGTGAATTACTTAAAATTGGTTATACAAATGGAAAACAGCTTCATAAGCGTTTAATGATGTTCCAAATATCCAAGGAGGATTTTACAAAAGCATTAAAGACCGTTTTACAGGAGGAACAAAACTAATGCAAAAAGATATTGCCACACCATTACGCACAAAAGAGATTCTAAAAAAGTATGGATTTTCATTCAAAAAAAGCTTAGGACAAAACTTTTTAATTGACCCAAATATTTTACGTAATATTACTGGTTTTGCAGAATTAACAAAAGACTCTGGTGCAATTGAGATCGGACCAGGAATAGGAGCATTAACGGAACATTTAGCTAGAGCTAGTAAGAAAGTCGTTGCATTTGAAATTGACCAGCGTTTATTCCCCATTTTGGAAGATACGCTTTCTCCTTATGGCAATATTAATCTTATTCATCAAGATATACTTGAAGCAGATTTAAAACAACTGATTATAGATGAGTTTAATGACGTGAAAGATGTGATGGTAGTAGCTAATCTTCCCTATTACGTAACCACTCCTATTATTTTGAAATTATTAGAAGCAGACTTACCGCTACGAGGGATTGTCGTCATGCTACAAAAAGAGGTAGCGGAAAGAATAGCTGCAAAGCCAAGTACGAAAGAATATGGATCGTTATCGATTGCAATTCAATATTATACAACAGCTGAAACGGTAATGGTTGTACCAAAAACAGTTTTTATGCCGCAACCGAATGTAGACTCTGCTGTTATCCGATTAATTAAGCGGGAAAAGCCCGCAGTTGATGTAACCGATGAAGTGTTTTTCTTTAAGCTTGTTAGAATGTCTTTTGCTCAACGCCGAAAAACAATATTAAATAACTTAACAATCGGGCTGCCACAAGGAAAAGAAAAAAAAGCAGAGATCATTCATGTTCTTGAATCGGTTGGCATTGATCCGAGAAGAAGAGGAGAAACCCTCTCTATTCAAGAGTTCGGTGTATTAAGTAATGCATTATGGTCTTTATTTCATTCATTTTGACACAACAACTTGAATCATAGCATAGCCTGTGACTAGGAATGTACTTATTCGCTGTTCATTGGAGTTGGTGACTATGATCGAAATCAATATGATTGTTGGCCGTCTTTCCTATCAATGTGATATCTTATTCAGAGTCATCGATATGAGGGAGATAGGCGGCCAACAGGTGGCTATTTTGTCAGGAAAAGATTACCGTCTTGTGGCAGATGCCCCAGTTATAGATTTGATTCTTATTTCTGAAAGTGAACAGCTTAAGAAAATAACGGAAGTACGTTCACTTGAAGAACAATCATTTGAACTGTTTAGACAAGATGTGGATCTTCTTCGTCTTACCCAAGAATATAAAGAGACGTCAATGTATAGAAAAGAACTAAATTCTTTCCAAGTTCCTGGGCGTGTACTTCATCTTGATGGGGATGCCTATTATTTGGAAAAATGCCTAGATCTATATGAAAGGCTTGGAGTGACAGTACACGGTGTTCATTGTAATGAAAAAGAAATGCATCTACGCATCGCTGAATTAATTGAACTGTATCGTCCGGATATACTTGTTATTACAGGACATGATGCATATTCAAAAACGAAAGGGAAAAAAATTGATTTAAATGCGTATCGCCATTCTAAATATTTCGTAGAAACTGTAAAAGAGGCAAGGAAAAAGATACCGAGCCTCGACCAGCTTGTTATTTTCGCTGGGGCATGCCAATCCCATTTTGAATCCCTCATTTTCGCCGGAGCAAATTTTGCAAGTTCACCTCTTCGGGTAAATATTCATGCACTTGACCCAGTATATATTGTAGCCAAAATAAGTTTTACGCCATTTATGGAAAGAATAAATGTGTGGGATGTCTTACGAAATACACTCACAGGAGAAAAAGGTCTTGGGGGTATCGAAACGAGGGGGGTTCTCCGTACAGGTATGCCTTTTAAACCAGCATTACTTGAGGAATAACATAAGAAGGATGAAAAAAGCATTGGAATCTGACACCAGTGCTTTTTAATTTAACAAGTGGTGAAATAAATAATTGTTTCATTTATGATTAGATACATAATAATCCGATATTTGAATATAATAAACATGTTGTAAATTTAGTGATTTTGTTGATAAAAAAACATTGACAACAAGATGGTTTCATTGGTAAAATTAATGATTTGTTTGACATTTTTAAAGCGCTGTGGTAAAATAAAAAGCAGTGAGGTGGAGCGATATGCCAAAAACATTAGCAAGCATTAAAAAATCCCTTGATTCCAACTTGGGTAAGAGATTAATGTTAAAAGCAAATGGAGGCCGCAGAAAAACAATTGAACGTTCTGGGGTTTTGGCAGAAACTTATCCATCAGTTTTTGTCATCGAATTAGATCAAGAGGAAAATGCCTTTGAGCGTGTTTCCTATAGCTATGCAGATGTACTAACGGAAACAGTTGAATTAACTTTCTACGAAGATACAGCAGGTAACTTAGTTCTAGGACAGCAGTAAACATTCATTTGTTTACTGTTGTTTTTTATTTCCTTCAGTAATTTCAGGATAATGGTCCACACTAAGAAAGCGGGTGTTAAAGGGGGAATTTATTTTGGGTAGACGTAGAGGTGTAATGTCTGATCAATTGAAAGAAGAGTTGGCAAAAGAGCTTGGCTTTCATGACGTCGTCCAAAAGGAAGGCTGGGGCGGCATCAGAGCAAGAGATGCAGGCAATATGGTTAAGCGTGCAATCGAAATGGCGGAAAGGCAGCTTGCCGAAAAAAATGATGAATGACAATTTGCTCCTCTAGCCTGAAGATAATGAACACATTTTACCCGCAAAAGCCGAAGTAACCGCTTCGGCTTTTTTTGATAGGGGAAATAATTCTGTGTCTAGCTTCGCAGTTAAAAGTGACGAATTAAAACGGTCAATAGAAACATTTTGAAATAAATGAATTTGCACTTTTTTATAATATTATTGTCATATGTTTCGATAGAGGAAGGTTTCGTGTTAAAATGGGAAAAATGAAGAGACGGAAGACAAGCAGGTGAAAACAATGAAACTTTTAATGAAGGCGCCAGCCAAAATCAATTTATCTTTAGATGTTTTGAATAAGCGAGCGGACGGTTATCATGAAGTCGAAATGGTAATGACGACAATTGATTTGGCGGATCGCATTGAATTGGCCGCATTGAATGAAGATAAGATCAAGATTATTTCCCATAATCGTTTTGTTCCTGATGATCAGCGGAATCTTGCTTATCAAGCAGCTAAGCTTTTGAAAGAAAGGTATGACGTGAAAGAAGGAGTATCTATCTCTATCGATAAAATAATTCCTGTAGCAGCAGGCTTAGCCGGCGGAAGTAGTGATGCAGCTGCCACATTAAGGGGGTTAAATACTTTATGGGGTCTTGAGTTAACAGTAAATGAGATGGCGGAACTTGGTGCAGAAATTGGCTCTGATGTATCCTTTTGTGTTCATGGGGGTACTGCTTTGGCACAGGGACGAGGAGAAATGATTACAAAACTACCAGCTCCACCAAATTGTTGGGTAATCTTAGCTAAGCCTTCTATCGGTGTGTCGACAGCGGATATATACAAAAATCTTGATATTCAAAGCATACAACATCCTAATACGAATGCGATGGTAAATGCATTAAAAGATCAAAGATACGATGAGATCTGTCGGCATATGGGCAATGCACTTGAAGGAGTCACATTAAAGTTACACCCGGAGGTACTTCATATTAAAGAACAAATGGAAAGGTTCGGGGCTGATGCTGTTATGATGAGTGGAAGTGGCCCAACTGTTTATGGTTTAGTCCATCATGAATCGCGGTTGCAGCGAATATATAATGGCCTCCGAGGATTTTGCGGCCAAGTGTTTGCGGTTAGAATGCTTGGTGATGAATAATCAAACTGACTATCGACGAAAAGCACAGGAATCTAGAATCCTTGGAAATGAGAGAGGAGAGACAGCCTAGGTACGTCGCGTCGAAGTAGGAAGAGTAGGTATGATCTACATCGTGCAAAATCAAATGAGCAAATCTTGCTAATAACCGTACAATCGTGTATATTTACTGTAATAATATTCGTATTTGGTTTACGCAGGAGGTTATAAAATGAAATTCCGCCGCAGCGAGCGTCTTGTGGACATGACTCATTATTTAATGAATCATCCTAGAAAGCTTGTTTCATTAACTCATTTTTCTCAAAAATACTCATCAGCTAAGTCATCTATTAGTGAGGATTTAGTCATTATAAAGGATACATTTGAAAATCAAGGGATTGGTACCCTACAAACGTATCCTGGGGCTGCAGGGGGGGTTAAATACATCCCTAAGGTAAAGGAAGCACAGGCTGAAGAATTTGTCGGCCAACTTTGTCATCTTATTGCAGATACAGATCGATTACTTCCAGGTGGCTACTTATACATGACAGACTTGCTTGGCGATTCTCAAATATTGAATGAAGTTGGAAAGCATTTAGCATCTGCTGTTTCAAACCGTGATATAGATGTAATTATGACTGTAGCAACGAAGGGGATTCCTATTGCTCAAGCGGTTGCACACCATTTAAATGTTCCTTTTGTCGTGGTGAGACGTGATAGTCTTGTAACAGAAGGTTCGACTGTCAGTATAAATTATGTTTCTGGCTCATCAAAGCGTCTGCAAACTATGTCTCTTTCAAAACGTAGTTTAAAGGAAGGTGCAAAGGTTTTAATAGTCGATGACTTTATGAAGGCTGGAGGCACTGTAAACGGGATGGTTAATCTTCTCGCTGAATTTAATGCCACTGTAGCTGGAATTGCAGTTCTAGTCGAAGCGGAATACCAGGAAGAGCGCCTTGTAGAAGATTATATATCACTTATTAAACTGTCAGATGTCGATGTAAAAGGGAAGCAGATCAATGTAGTAAAAGGGAACTTCTTTTTTGAAAAAACAAAATTTTTATAAGGAGTGATTTTAATGAGATCAGTATCTACAAACAAAGCACCGGCTGCTATTGGCCCATATTCACAAGGAATTATAGTTAATAATATGTTTTTTAGCTCGGGACAAATTCCGTTAACTTCAGAAGGAACAATCGTTTCGGAGGATGTTACCGAACAGGCGCACCAAGTTTTCCGTAACCTAGAAGCGGTGTTAGTGGAAGCAGGCGCTTCATTTGATACAGTAGTGAAAGCGACTGTCTTTATTAAAAATATGGATGATTTTGCTGTTATAAATGATGTATACGCTGGATACTTTCCAATACATAAACCCGCACGATCTTGTGTGGAGGTAGCGCGTTTACCTAAAGATGTACTTCTTGAAATCGAAGTAATCGCACTTATTCGATAAAATTTACCACCATTCCTATTGCGGGAGTGGTGGTTTTTATTAGCTTCAAAAACGCAAAATATCCAAAATAAACCTTTTAAATGTAAATTTTATAAAGATTTACATTTAAAAGAAGGAGATAGATAACTTTTGTTGAATACATACTTATGATTCTATCTAGGGGCAGAAGGTGGTGAACACAATGGAAGTAACAGATGTGAGATTACGCCGTGTTAACACAGAAGGACGAATGAGAGCGATTGCATCAATTACGCTGGATAACGAATTTGTTGTTCACGACATTCGTGTGATTGACGGAAATAACGGATTGTTTGTTGCAATGCCAAGCAAGCGTACTCCGGACGGAGAATTCCGTGATATTGCTCATCCGATCAATTCAAACACTCGTAGCAAAATTCAGGATGTTGTATTGGCAGAGTATCATCGTATGGGGGAAATCGAAGAACCAGAGTTGGAAGAAGCTGGTGCTTCCTAATTATACAACTGCAAGAAGTGCCTAACCTTAGAGTTAGGTTCTTTTTTTTGATTAGAATGTATAAGTTTAATTGGGTACAATGGATAATGTATCCATACTCTATCTGTTCATGGTATCTTCGTTTCAGTAGGTGAATTTACAAATAACTAATTTATCTTCTTACACTTCAGTTCTTATTATCGATAAATAATCACATTAAACTGTACCTTTTTTCGACAAATTACATGGCAAATTTGTGCTTATTCTATCGTTTTCTTGAAAAAACACGCAATTTAAGATATATTCATAATGGAAAATAACATTGGAGGACCGTTTATGACAAAAAGATTCGCTGTAATATTGGCCGCAGGGCAAGGAACTAGAATGAAGTCAAAACTATACAAAGTGCTCCATCCAGTTTGCGGTAAGCCAATGGTTGAGCATGTAGTCGACAATACTTCAAAACTCAAAGTGGAACAAACAGTAACGGTAGTTGGACATGGAGCGGAAATTGTTAAAACATACCTAGAAGGAAAAAGTGATTTCGTTCTTCAAGAGGAACAGTTAGGAACGGCCCATGCGGTAAAACATGCGAAAGATATATTGTACGGAAAAAAAGGAACGACACTCGTCATTTGCGGGGATACGCCACTTATAAAAGCTGAAACGATGGAAGCTTTATTGAAGTATCATGAAGTACAAAAGGCTAAAGCGACAGTATTAACTGCTATAGCGGAGCAACCAGACGGTTATGGCCGTATTATTCGTAATTCCGATGGCTCCGTGGAAAAAATTGTGGAACATAAGGATGCAAATGAAGAAGAAAGAAATGTAAATGAAATTAATACAGGAACATACTGTTTCGATAATGAAATATTATTTAATGTGCTCGATCAAGTGTCGAATGAAAATACACAAGGAGAGTATTACCTTCCTGATGTAATTGAAATATTAAAGCATGCGAATGAACATGTTACAGCATATCAAACGCCAGAATTTGAAGAAACATTAGGTGTCAATGACCGTGTTGCTTTATCAGAGGCGGAAAGGATCATGACACAAAGAATTAATGACCAACATATGCGTAATGGGGTTACGTTAAAGGATCCAATGAGCACATATATTGATGCAGATGTTATAATAGGATCCGACACAATCATTCTTCCTGGAACGATAATACAAGGGAAAACAGTAATTGGGGAAGATTGTATAATAGGTCCTAATAGTGAATTGAAAAATTCTAATGTTGGTGATAATACAATCATTCGTCAGTCTGTTATTCACGACAGTACGGTTGGAATGCATGTAAATATTGGTCCATTTGCCCATATTCGTCCAGAATCCATTATTCATGATGAAGTAAAAGTTGGAAATTTTGTAGAAGTGAAAAAGTCGGAAATTGGCAAACGTAGTAAGGCATCACATTTAAGTTATGTAGGAGATGCAGAAGTTGGATCAGATGTAAATCTTGGATGTGGCTCAATTACAGTCAATTATGATGGAAAAAATAAATTTTTAACAAAAATAGAGGATAATGTATTTGTGGGATGCAATTCAAATCTTGTTGCACCTGTTACAATTGGTAAAGGTGCATTTATTGCGGCGGGTTCAACGATTACAAGGGATGTACCCGGGGAAGCCCTTTCTATTGGGCGTGCCAAGCAAGTGAATAAAGAGAATTATGTCAAGAAACTAAATTTGAATAATTAATTGGAGGCTCGACATGTCAAATCAATATCTTGACCCTAGTTTAAAAATATTTTCATTAAGTTCAAACCGTGCTTTGGCGGAAGAAATTGCAGATGTAATAGGATTGGAACTTGGAAAATGCTCCGTAAACCAATTTAGTGATGGAGAAATTCAAATAAATATTGAAGAAAGTATCCGTGGTTGCGACGTATATGTTGTGCAATCTACAAACGAACCTGTCAATCATCATTTGATGGAATTACTCATTATGATTGACGCGCTAAAGCGTGCATCGGCAAAAACAATTAATCTTGTAATGCCTTATTACGGTTATGCCCGTCAAGATCGCAAAGCAAGAGCACGTGAACCTATTACAGCTAAGCTTGTCGCTAACTTAATTGAAACAGCGGGTGCAACTCGCATGATTAATCTTGACCTCCATGCCCCTCAAATACAAGGTTTCTTTGATATTCCAAATGATCACTTAATGGGAGTACCTATTTTGGGAGACTATTATAAAGAGAAAAATTTTAATAAAGAAGATATCGTCATCGTCTCTCCAGATCACGGCGGTGTAACGAGAGCAAGAAGGCTAGCAGATCGCTTAAAGGCACCAATTGCAATTATTGATAAACGCCGTCCGCGTCCGAACGTGGCAGAGGTAATGAATATTGTAGGTAATGTCGATGGGAAAATTGCTATTTTGATTGATGATATTATTGATACTGCTGGAACGATCACACTTGCTGCGAGTGCACTGAAGGAAAACGGAGCAAAACAGGTGTATGCATGCTGTACACATCCGGTACTATCAGGACCAGCAATCGAAAGAATCCAGAACTCAGAAATCGAAGAACTGATTGTTACAAATTCAATCGCTCTTCCAGAAGAGAAGAAAATCAGCAAAATTAAAGAACTATCAGTAGCCGCTTTACTAGGCGAAGCAATCATTCGTGTGCATGAGAATCAATCGGTAAGTACGTTATTCGACTGAATCGCTTTTACAGAAGTTAGTGAATTTAGTGCATTAAAGTACCATCTACGGTAGAAGACAAGGAAACCACGTTACGACTCCACATCTATAGTCACATTGTGGTAAGTCTTCTAAGATCTAAAAATTACAGAAATATTCCATAATAATAGATGTTTATTCATTATTGTGATAGGGTAATGATAGGGATATTGACAATTTTTTAATTTACAGGAGAGTGAATGATACAGATGAGTACAGTATTAAAAGCACAGACACGTACAAATGAGCGACATTCGCAATTAAGTGAACTACGTTCAGAAGGGGACGTCCCAGCTGTAGTTTACGGATATAATGTGGAAAATACACCGGTTTCTGTGGAAAGCAAAAGCTTTCTAAAAGTAATGCGTGAAGTAGGAAGAAATGGTGTTATTTCACTTGATTTAGAAGGAAAGAAATTAAATGTAATTCTCCATGAGTATCAAGAAGACCCAATACGAAAAGAAGTTATTCATGCTGATTTCCTAGCTGTAGACATGTCAGTTGAAATCGAGGCGAATGTTCGCGTTGAATTATCTGAAGATGCTGCAGGAGTGAAATCTGGTGGAGTGCTTCAACATATTCTTCATGAGTTAACAATTACTGCAAAGCCAGATGATATTCCTGAAGTTATTGAAGTAGATATTTCTGGTTTAGAAATTGGCGAAAGCGTAACAGTAGCTGATGTACGTGGAAATTATTCCGTTGTCATCAACCATGAAGACGAAGAATCTATTGCTGCAATTACACCTCCTAGAGAAGAGGAAGCAGAAACAGAAAATGCTGGAGAAGCTTCTACAGAAGGACAAGCAGAAGAAAAATAAAACATGTTAATCATTAAATTGAGCGCAGCCCCGGGAGGCTGCGCTTTATTATCGTTAGATAAAAAGGAAGTTTTTTTACATTAACAAAAGCATACATCAGTTTCCAAAAAATTAACTAGCGTTTATAATGGTTTTTAGAATGCTTTGTATAATTTTGATTGTGTGGATAATACTTTTCTGTATAATAAAGGTATATGTATACTGGAGTGGTACTAAATGAAATTAATTGTAGGATTGGGAAATCCCGGCTCAGCATATAATAAGACGAGGCATAATATAGGCTTTGAGGTAATTGAGGAGCTGGCTAATCGATTTGCTATGCCGTTAAATCAAAATAAATTCAATGGTGTTTATTCTTTGATTCATCGAGGTGGATCAAAAGTTATTTTATTAAAACCATTAACATATATGAATTTATCTGGTGAAAGCATACGTCCGGTTATGGAATACTATGATATAGATATGGAAAATGTACTCGTCATTTATGATGATTTAGATTTGCCTGTTGGTAAAATTAGACTTAGGCAAAAAGGTAGTGCTGGTGGACATAATGGTATTAAATCAACAATTGCAAGCCTTGGAACCCAAAATTTTAATAGGTTAAGGGTTGGAATAGATCGGCCACCACTTGGTATGAAGGTTCCCGACTATGTGTTAGGCAAGTTTCGTAAGGAAGAAATGCAAGAGATGCAAACAGTCGTACAAACATGTGCTAATGCGTGTGAAAAGTGGTTAGAAAAACCCTTTATTGAGGTAATGAATGATTTTAATATAAAATAATGAATAACTCCAGGCAATAGCGATCATAATATAGATATGTTTGTATTTGTATTGCAAGGAGGTTATTCCATGCTAATTCACTACCAATGTCGTCATTGTGCGGCCAAGATGGGTACTATTGAAGGCGTTTCTTTGAATATTGAACAACTAGGGATCCATCTATTAACTAATGAAGAAAGACAAGAAATGGTCGCTTATCATTCGAATGGAGACATTCATATTCAAGCAATTTGTGAAGACTGTCATGAGACGCTTCTTAAAAACCCCGATTTGCACCAGTATGATTATCTCATTCACTAAAAGCTTTGGAGTAGAAATCCAAAGCATTTTTCTGTTTACTACACGGCGTGACAAGTCAGCTTTGTTCCACATCATGTTACTGGATGTTCTTCGCTTACAAAGAGCTTTTATTTTTCCATTCGGATTTAGGGTGTAAGTTGGGCCTAATCGAGTGCTATCTGTTTTGTTATGGTTACTTTTTGAAAAGAGGAGATTGAAATGCACGGTTTAGAGAAAATGATAATAGAACAAAATGAAATACAATCAATTATTGCTGGGGTGGAAGAAAACCTACCAGAACAGCTAATAGCGGGGTTATCCGGCTCTACAAGAGCGGTTTTTATAGCAGCGGCAGCGAAACAAACAGGAAAATCAATTGTTGTCGTTACACATAATCTTTTACAGGCACAAAAGTTACATGACGACCTGGCACAATTTATCGATGATGATCAGTTGTTTTTATACCCATCAAATGAATTAATTGCGGCAGAGTTAAGTATTGCAAGTCCGGAATTACGTGCTCAACGAATTGAAACTCTTAACTACATGGCGTCCGGGCGACGCGGTGTTTTTGTTGTTCCAATGGCAGGCTTAAGGAAAATGATGCCATCGCCGTCTGAATGGAAACAATATCAGCTTCATTTAGAAGTAGGAAAAGATATTGATATGGAAAAGGACATGCTTACACTAGTGGAGATGGGATATAGTCGATCTGAAATGGTAAGCGCACCAGGTGAATTTAGCGTGCGTGGGGGGATTTTAGATATTTATCCGCTTACAGAA harbors:
- the pth gene encoding aminoacyl-tRNA hydrolase, which gives rise to MKLIVGLGNPGSAYNKTRHNIGFEVIEELANRFAMPLNQNKFNGVYSLIHRGGSKVILLKPLTYMNLSGESIRPVMEYYDIDMENVLVIYDDLDLPVGKIRLRQKGSAGGHNGIKSTIASLGTQNFNRLRVGIDRPPLGMKVPDYVLGKFRKEEMQEMQTVVQTCANACEKWLEKPFIEVMNDFNIK
- the glmU gene encoding bifunctional UDP-N-acetylglucosamine diphosphorylase/glucosamine-1-phosphate N-acetyltransferase GlmU; its protein translation is MTKRFAVILAAGQGTRMKSKLYKVLHPVCGKPMVEHVVDNTSKLKVEQTVTVVGHGAEIVKTYLEGKSDFVLQEEQLGTAHAVKHAKDILYGKKGTTLVICGDTPLIKAETMEALLKYHEVQKAKATVLTAIAEQPDGYGRIIRNSDGSVEKIVEHKDANEEERNVNEINTGTYCFDNEILFNVLDQVSNENTQGEYYLPDVIEILKHANEHVTAYQTPEFEETLGVNDRVALSEAERIMTQRINDQHMRNGVTLKDPMSTYIDADVIIGSDTIILPGTIIQGKTVIGEDCIIGPNSELKNSNVGDNTIIRQSVIHDSTVGMHVNIGPFAHIRPESIIHDEVKVGNFVEVKKSEIGKRSKASHLSYVGDAEVGSDVNLGCGSITVNYDGKNKFLTKIEDNVFVGCNSNLVAPVTIGKGAFIAAGSTITRDVPGEALSIGRAKQVNKENYVKKLNLNN
- a CDS encoding anti-sigma-F factor Fin family protein, which codes for MLIHYQCRHCAAKMGTIEGVSLNIEQLGIHLLTNEERQEMVAYHSNGDIHIQAICEDCHETLLKNPDLHQYDYLIH
- a CDS encoding 50S ribosomal protein L25/general stress protein Ctc, with translation MSTVLKAQTRTNERHSQLSELRSEGDVPAVVYGYNVENTPVSVESKSFLKVMREVGRNGVISLDLEGKKLNVILHEYQEDPIRKEVIHADFLAVDMSVEIEANVRVELSEDAAGVKSGGVLQHILHELTITAKPDDIPEVIEVDISGLEIGESVTVADVRGNYSVVINHEDEESIAAITPPREEEAETENAGEASTEGQAEEK
- a CDS encoding ribose-phosphate diphosphokinase, which codes for MSNQYLDPSLKIFSLSSNRALAEEIADVIGLELGKCSVNQFSDGEIQINIEESIRGCDVYVVQSTNEPVNHHLMELLIMIDALKRASAKTINLVMPYYGYARQDRKARAREPITAKLVANLIETAGATRMINLDLHAPQIQGFFDIPNDHLMGVPILGDYYKEKNFNKEDIVIVSPDHGGVTRARRLADRLKAPIAIIDKRRPRPNVAEVMNIVGNVDGKIAILIDDIIDTAGTITLAASALKENGAKQVYACCTHPVLSGPAIERIQNSEIEELIVTNSIALPEEKKISKIKELSVAALLGEAIIRVHENQSVSTLFD